From the Chitinolyticbacter meiyuanensis genome, one window contains:
- a CDS encoding response regulator codes for MDNEDNWLIDDSDDVATATAVDPWRVLIVDDEPDIHQVTRLALGNIDFLGRPLELMSAYSGREALATLEQDDDIALMLLDVVMESEEAGLRVARAVREEQHNHRVRIILRTGQPGIAPEREVIESYDINDYKAKTELTRDKLYTAVLGTLRSYRDIMLIEQQRQMLAANRRGLLKVIDASSSIFQLQSIRQFAQGVLEQLQALLFFEQEALYVVVKGSVAALDQDGATTVLYATGGYAALCDKPLADDVLARFKPSIDEAMRDGRSVFADDHFVGFFRAHQGAANLLIIDGPVALSHADRDLVELFCRNVSIAFENLMLRAEIEDTQRDIIYRLSEVVENRSQDTGKHIHRMAEYAWLLARELGLSDEDAEIIRAASPLHDIGKVGIPDVVLHKPGRLDDAERRIMDTHAALGHAMLKDAKPRILKMAAIIAHQHHERWDGAGYPQRLAGEAIHIAARIIALADVYDALSNARCYKPAWPREDVLEAISLGRGSQFDPAVVDAFFAVLPQLEAVQARLQDTQQGS; via the coding sequence ATGGACAACGAAGACAACTGGCTGATCGACGACAGCGACGACGTGGCGACCGCCACCGCAGTCGATCCCTGGCGGGTGCTGATCGTCGATGATGAACCGGACATCCACCAAGTCACCCGGCTGGCGCTCGGCAATATCGATTTCCTCGGCCGACCGCTGGAGTTGATGTCCGCCTATTCCGGCCGCGAGGCGCTGGCCACGCTCGAGCAGGATGACGACATCGCGCTGATGTTGCTCGACGTGGTGATGGAAAGCGAGGAAGCGGGGCTGCGGGTGGCGCGCGCGGTGCGCGAAGAGCAGCACAATCACCGGGTGCGCATCATCCTGCGCACCGGCCAGCCCGGCATCGCGCCGGAGCGCGAGGTGATCGAGAGCTACGACATCAACGATTACAAGGCCAAGACCGAGCTCACGCGCGACAAGCTCTATACCGCCGTGCTCGGCACGCTGCGCTCGTACCGCGACATCATGCTGATCGAGCAGCAGCGCCAGATGCTGGCCGCCAACCGCCGCGGCCTGTTGAAGGTGATCGATGCCTCGTCCAGCATCTTCCAGCTGCAATCGATCCGCCAGTTCGCCCAGGGCGTGCTCGAACAGCTGCAGGCGCTGCTGTTCTTCGAACAGGAAGCGCTCTACGTGGTAGTGAAGGGCAGCGTCGCCGCACTGGACCAGGACGGTGCCACCACCGTGCTCTATGCCACCGGCGGCTACGCTGCATTGTGCGACAAGCCCTTGGCCGACGACGTGCTGGCACGCTTCAAGCCCTCGATCGACGAAGCAATGCGCGATGGCCGCAGCGTGTTCGCCGACGACCACTTCGTCGGCTTCTTCCGCGCCCATCAGGGTGCAGCCAACCTGCTGATCATCGACGGCCCGGTCGCGCTGTCGCACGCCGATCGCGATCTGGTCGAGCTGTTCTGCCGCAACGTGAGCATCGCCTTCGAGAACCTGATGCTGCGCGCCGAGATCGAGGATACGCAGCGCGACATCATCTACCGGCTCTCCGAGGTGGTGGAAAACCGCTCGCAGGATACCGGCAAGCACATCCACCGCATGGCCGAATACGCCTGGCTGCTGGCACGCGAGCTCGGGCTGTCCGACGAGGACGCCGAGATCATCCGCGCCGCCAGCCCACTGCACGACATCGGCAAGGTCGGCATCCCGGACGTGGTGCTGCACAAGCCCGGCCGGCTGGATGATGCCGAGCGCCGCATCATGGATACGCACGCCGCGCTCGGCCACGCCATGCTCAAAGATGCCAAGCCGCGCATCCTGAAGATGGCCGCCATCATCGCGCACCAGCACCACGAACGCTGGGACGGCGCCGGCTACCCGCAACGCCTGGCTGGCGAAGCCATCCACATCGCCGCGCGCATCATCGCGCTGGCAGACGTCTACGATGCGCTCTCGAACGCCCGCTGCTACAAGCCCGCCTGGCCGCGTGAGGACGTGCTCGAAGCGATCAGCCTCGGCCGCGGCAGCCAGTTCGACCCGGCCGTGGTCGATGCCTTCTTCGCGGTGCTGCCACAGCTCGAGGCTGTCCAGGCCCGGCTGCAGGACACGCAGCAAGGCAGTTGA
- the ychF gene encoding redox-regulated ATPase YchF, producing the protein MSLKCGIVGLPNVGKSTLFNALTKAGIEAANYPFCTIEPNVGVVEVPDPRLAQLSGIVNPQKVVPAIVEFVDIAGLVAGASKGEGLGNQFLANIRETDAIVNVVRCFNDDNIVHVAGRIDPIDDIIVIGTELALADLATVEKSIQRDGKKAKSGDKEAIALVKVLEKLVPHLNEGKPARSVGLSDDEKLQIKSLCLLTIKPAMYVANVAEDGFENNPLLDKVRAHATAEGAPVVAVCAAIESEIAELDDADKIEFLAELGQAEPGLNRLIRAAYDLLGLQTYFTAGVKEVRAWTIHKGDTAPQAAGVIHTDFERGFIRAQTIGFDDFIQYKGEQGAKEAGKMRAEGKEYVVKDGDVLNFLFNV; encoded by the coding sequence ATGAGTCTCAAATGCGGCATCGTCGGCCTGCCCAATGTCGGCAAGTCCACGCTCTTCAACGCGCTGACCAAGGCCGGCATCGAAGCTGCCAACTACCCGTTTTGCACTATCGAGCCCAATGTGGGTGTGGTGGAAGTGCCGGATCCGCGGCTGGCGCAGCTCTCCGGCATCGTCAATCCGCAGAAGGTGGTGCCAGCCATCGTCGAGTTCGTCGACATCGCCGGCCTCGTTGCCGGCGCGTCCAAGGGCGAAGGCCTCGGCAATCAGTTCCTCGCCAACATCCGCGAGACGGACGCCATCGTCAACGTGGTACGCTGCTTCAACGACGACAACATCGTGCACGTGGCCGGCCGCATCGATCCGATCGACGACATCATCGTCATCGGCACCGAACTGGCACTAGCCGACCTTGCCACCGTCGAAAAATCGATCCAGCGCGATGGCAAGAAGGCCAAGAGCGGCGACAAGGAAGCGATCGCACTGGTGAAGGTGCTGGAAAAGCTGGTGCCACACCTGAACGAAGGCAAGCCGGCTCGTTCGGTTGGCCTCTCGGACGACGAGAAGCTGCAGATCAAGTCGCTGTGCCTGCTCACCATCAAGCCGGCGATGTACGTGGCCAATGTGGCCGAGGATGGCTTCGAGAACAATCCGCTGCTCGACAAGGTGCGCGCGCACGCCACCGCCGAAGGCGCGCCGGTGGTGGCGGTCTGCGCCGCCATCGAATCCGAGATCGCCGAGCTCGACGATGCCGACAAGATCGAGTTCCTCGCCGAGCTGGGCCAAGCCGAACCCGGCCTCAACCGCCTGATCCGCGCCGCTTACGACCTGCTGGGTCTGCAGACCTACTTCACCGCTGGCGTGAAGGAAGTGCGCGCCTGGACCATCCACAAGGGCGACACCGCGCCGCAGGCGGCTGGCGTGATCCACACCGATTTCGAGCGCGGTTTCATCCGCGCGCAGACCATCGGTTTTGATGACTTCATCCAGTACAAGGGTGAACAAGGCGCCAAGGAAGCCGGCAAGATGCGCGCCGAAGGCAAGGAATACGTGGTGAAGGATGGAGATGTGTTGAACTTCCTGTTCAACGTCTGA
- a CDS encoding glycine cleavage system protein R encodes MAIATLVLTVLGRDKPGLVEQLAETLAAHNANWLESALSRLAGQFAGVLRVEVTAERRAALEGALAALTDLTVSVVEGGAEPEFTYEFTLSVSAHDRVGIVKEVSQVLARHGVNVEQLSTEVASAAMSSESMFYADAVLRAPAGFDADALQRDLEALSDDLFVEIGQDE; translated from the coding sequence ATGGCAATCGCAACCCTCGTCCTCACCGTGCTCGGCCGCGACAAGCCGGGCCTCGTCGAACAGCTGGCCGAAACGCTGGCCGCGCACAATGCGAACTGGCTGGAATCGGCGCTGAGCCGCCTCGCCGGCCAGTTCGCCGGTGTGCTGCGCGTCGAAGTCACCGCCGAGCGCCGCGCCGCGCTGGAAGGCGCGCTGGCCGCGCTGACCGATCTCACCGTCAGCGTGGTCGAAGGTGGCGCCGAGCCCGAATTCACCTATGAATTCACGCTGTCGGTGTCGGCACACGACCGCGTCGGCATCGTCAAGGAAGTGAGCCAAGTGCTGGCGCGCCACGGCGTGAATGTCGAGCAGCTCAGTACCGAGGTGGCATCGGCAGCGATGTCGAGCGAGAGCATGTTTTACGCCGACGCGGTGCTGCGCGCGCCGGCCGGCTTTGATGCGGATGCGCTGCAGCGCGATCTGGAGGCGCTGTCGGACGATCTCTTCGTCGAGATCGGTCAGGACGAATAA
- a CDS encoding COG2958 family protein, with protein MALNLAKAVLDCLKARPDEKWTARQIAEWIFSAYPTECQEKKSNSLGGYIKTDADLVQQLVAEIGSRRPGLQKRHPELKTTEGRPRKYYYSEKSDVAEVAAAEGVISIEKAGSNDSARGEHAMYPILALYLWEEFGVYSKRIDEKRSSNKRGPNGNRWLYPDVVGMEDLGAEWHQEVRDCVHQYSDKRTKLWSFEVKLLINRSNVRECFFQAVSNSSWANFGYLVAVEIEGQETLKELRMLFAAHGIGLIKLDADNPAESQVLIPARERDEIDWDMVNRLATENRDFLNYVKLVKQFYQIGEARLADWDVPETMD; from the coding sequence ATGGCACTGAATCTGGCGAAGGCAGTGCTCGATTGCTTGAAAGCACGCCCCGACGAAAAGTGGACGGCAAGGCAGATCGCGGAGTGGATATTTAGTGCCTATCCAACTGAGTGCCAGGAGAAGAAATCCAACAGCCTGGGCGGTTACATCAAAACCGATGCCGATTTGGTGCAGCAGCTGGTTGCGGAAATTGGTTCACGGCGCCCTGGTCTGCAAAAGCGGCACCCGGAGCTGAAGACAACCGAAGGCAGACCACGCAAGTACTACTACAGCGAGAAGTCTGACGTTGCGGAGGTTGCAGCGGCTGAAGGCGTTATTTCCATCGAGAAGGCAGGCAGCAATGATTCCGCGCGCGGGGAGCATGCAATGTACCCAATACTCGCGCTGTATCTGTGGGAGGAGTTTGGTGTTTACTCGAAGCGCATCGACGAGAAACGCTCATCGAACAAGCGTGGGCCAAATGGTAACCGCTGGCTCTACCCCGATGTGGTCGGGATGGAGGACCTGGGGGCTGAATGGCACCAGGAAGTGCGCGACTGCGTGCATCAGTATTCCGACAAGCGAACCAAGTTGTGGTCGTTCGAGGTCAAATTGCTGATCAATCGATCGAACGTGCGCGAGTGTTTTTTTCAGGCGGTTTCGAACTCGTCATGGGCCAATTTTGGCTACTTGGTCGCAGTCGAGATCGAGGGACAGGAGACGCTGAAGGAATTGCGGATGCTGTTCGCGGCACACGGCATTGGGTTGATCAAACTGGATGCCGACAACCCAGCAGAAAGTCAGGTCTTGATTCCGGCTCGCGAGCGCGACGAAATTGATTGGGATATGGTCAACCGACTGGCAACCGAAAATCGGGACTTTCTGAATTACGTGAAGCTGGTGAAGCAGTTCTATCAGATAGGCGAAGCGCGGCTGGCTGATTGGGATGTGCCCGAGACGATGGATTGA
- the gcvP gene encoding aminomethyl-transferring glycine dehydrogenase yields the protein MPTPTLAQLENRDEFIARHLGADAAAQTEMLAALNVASLDALVNETVPAAIRLPADLPLPAPRREVDALADIGRHARHNVIRTSLLGQGYYDTHTPKVILRNVFENPGWYTAYTPYQAEIAQGRLEALLNYQQMVIDLTGLELANASLLDEATAAAEAMAMARRISKSKSNVFFVDANVFPQTLDVLKTRAAGFGFELKVGLAEEAAAADVFGALLQYPGDNGEVVDLAPAIAALKAAGAVVAVATDLLALVLLKSPGELGADIALGSAQRFGVPMGFGGPHAAFFATRDEHKRSVPGRIIGVSVDTRGKTALRMALQTREQHIRREKANSNICTSQVLLANIAGMYAVYHGPAGLKRIAGRVARLAAIFAAGLKQGGVQVLNGSAFDTLRIAVAGATALVAKMDAAGYNVRLVDANTVALSFDEVTTRDDIAALWAVFGVSADLAALDATATGSNQIGLIPAGLARTSAILTHPVFNRYHTEHEMLRYLKRLENKDLALNHSMISLGSCTMKLNATSEMIPVTWPEFGRIHPFAPLDQTEGYVAMIEELAEWLRVITGFDSVCMQPNSGAQGEYAGLVAIQRYHQSRGDSHRTICLIPKSAHGTNPATAQMLGLSVIVVDCDEAGNVDVADLKAKAEKHAAELSCLMLTYPSTHGVFEEAVREICDVIHAHGGQVYMDGANLNAQVGLTAPGFIGADVSHMNLHKTFCIPHGGGGPGMGPIGLKAHLAPFVPNHAVRAVPGESAGQSAVSAAPYGSASILPISWMYIAMMGAQGLKLATQTALLNANYVAARLAGHYPVLYTGTRGRVAHECIIDIRPIKAACGVSEVDIAKRLMDYGFHAPTMSFPVPGTIMIEPTESESKMELDRFVEALISIRAEIAKVEAGEWPSEGNPLKNAPHTQADVISGEWDRPYSRDVAVFPLAWVRDNKFWPSVNRIDDVYGDRNLFCACVPMDEYAA from the coding sequence ATGCCCACTCCTACTCTTGCCCAGCTCGAAAACCGCGACGAATTCATTGCCCGCCACCTGGGTGCCGATGCCGCTGCCCAGACCGAGATGCTGGCTGCGCTGAACGTTGCCTCGCTCGACGCCTTGGTGAACGAAACCGTACCGGCTGCCATCCGGCTGCCGGCCGATCTGCCGCTGCCGGCACCACGCCGCGAAGTGGATGCGCTGGCCGACATCGGCCGGCACGCTCGTCACAACGTGATCCGCACCTCCTTGCTGGGCCAGGGTTATTACGACACGCACACCCCCAAGGTCATCCTGCGCAATGTGTTCGAAAACCCGGGCTGGTACACCGCCTACACGCCGTACCAGGCCGAGATCGCGCAAGGCCGGCTGGAAGCGCTGCTCAACTACCAGCAGATGGTGATCGACCTGACCGGGCTGGAGCTGGCCAATGCATCGCTGCTCGACGAGGCGACGGCTGCCGCCGAGGCCATGGCGATGGCACGGCGGATTTCCAAATCCAAGTCCAACGTGTTCTTCGTCGATGCGAACGTGTTTCCGCAGACGCTGGATGTGCTGAAGACCCGCGCCGCCGGCTTTGGCTTCGAGCTGAAGGTGGGCCTTGCCGAGGAAGCGGCTGCCGCCGACGTGTTCGGTGCGCTGCTGCAATACCCGGGCGACAACGGTGAGGTGGTCGACCTCGCGCCGGCGATTGCTGCGCTGAAGGCCGCTGGCGCGGTCGTGGCCGTTGCCACTGATCTGCTGGCGCTGGTGCTGCTGAAGTCGCCGGGCGAGCTCGGCGCCGACATCGCCCTGGGCTCCGCCCAGCGCTTCGGCGTGCCGATGGGCTTCGGTGGCCCGCATGCCGCCTTCTTCGCCACCCGCGACGAGCACAAGCGTTCGGTCCCGGGCCGCATCATCGGCGTATCGGTCGATACCCGCGGCAAGACCGCGCTACGCATGGCGCTGCAGACCCGCGAACAACACATCCGCCGCGAGAAGGCGAACTCCAATATCTGCACCTCGCAGGTACTGCTGGCCAACATCGCCGGCATGTACGCGGTCTACCACGGCCCGGCCGGGCTCAAGCGCATCGCCGGCCGCGTGGCGCGTCTGGCCGCGATCTTTGCTGCCGGCCTCAAGCAAGGCGGCGTGCAGGTGCTGAACGGCAGTGCCTTCGATACGCTACGCATCGCCGTGGCCGGCGCGACCGCGCTGGTCGCCAAGATGGATGCGGCTGGCTACAACGTCCGCCTGGTCGATGCGAACACCGTAGCGCTGTCGTTCGACGAGGTGACCACGCGCGATGACATCGCCGCGCTATGGGCCGTGTTCGGCGTCAGCGCTGACTTGGCTGCGCTCGATGCGACCGCAACCGGTTCGAATCAAATCGGCCTGATCCCGGCCGGCCTTGCGCGCACCAGCGCCATCCTCACCCATCCGGTGTTCAACCGCTATCACACCGAGCACGAGATGCTGCGTTACCTGAAGCGACTGGAGAACAAGGATCTTGCGCTCAACCACTCGATGATCTCGCTCGGCAGCTGCACCATGAAGCTCAATGCCACCAGCGAGATGATCCCGGTCACCTGGCCGGAATTCGGCCGCATCCACCCGTTCGCCCCCTTGGATCAGACCGAGGGCTACGTGGCGATGATCGAGGAGCTGGCCGAGTGGCTGCGCGTGATCACCGGCTTCGATAGCGTCTGCATGCAGCCGAACTCCGGCGCACAGGGCGAATACGCCGGCCTGGTCGCCATCCAGCGCTATCACCAGTCGCGTGGCGATAGCCATCGCACCATCTGCCTGATCCCCAAGTCCGCCCACGGCACCAACCCGGCCACCGCGCAGATGCTGGGCCTGTCGGTGATCGTCGTCGATTGCGATGAGGCCGGTAACGTCGATGTGGCCGACCTCAAGGCCAAGGCGGAGAAACACGCGGCCGAGCTGTCGTGCCTGATGCTCACCTACCCTTCCACGCACGGCGTGTTCGAGGAAGCGGTGCGCGAGATCTGCGACGTGATCCACGCCCACGGCGGCCAGGTCTACATGGATGGCGCCAACCTCAACGCCCAGGTCGGCCTGACTGCCCCCGGCTTCATCGGTGCCGACGTCAGCCACATGAACCTGCACAAGACCTTCTGCATTCCGCACGGCGGCGGTGGCCCCGGCATGGGCCCGATCGGCCTCAAGGCGCACCTAGCCCCGTTCGTGCCCAACCACGCGGTGCGTGCAGTGCCAGGCGAAAGCGCCGGGCAGAGCGCCGTGTCGGCCGCGCCATATGGCTCGGCATCTATCCTGCCGATCTCGTGGATGTATATCGCGATGATGGGGGCCCAGGGACTGAAGCTCGCCACGCAAACGGCCCTCCTGAACGCCAACTATGTCGCCGCCCGCCTCGCCGGCCACTACCCGGTGCTCTACACCGGCACGCGTGGCCGCGTGGCGCACGAGTGCATCATCGACATCCGCCCGATCAAGGCGGCCTGCGGTGTGAGCGAAGTGGACATCGCCAAGCGGCTGATGGACTACGGCTTCCACGCCCCGACCATGAGCTTTCCGGTGCCGGGCACCATCATGATCGAGCCGACTGAATCGGAATCCAAGATGGAGCTCGACCGCTTCGTCGAGGCGCTGATCAGTATCCGCGCCGAGATTGCCAAGGTGGAAGCCGGTGAGTGGCCTTCTGAGGGCAACCCGCTGAAAAATGCGCCGCACACGCAGGCGGATGTAATCAGCGGCGAGTGGGATAGACCCTACAGCCGCGACGTGGCGGTGTTTCCGCTCGCCTGGGTGCGCGACAACAAGTTCTGGCCCAGCGTGAATCGCATCGACGACGTATACGGCGACCGCAACCTGTTCTGCGCGTGTGTGCCGATGGACGAGTACGCGGCGTAA
- the gcvH gene encoding glycine cleavage system protein GcvH: MSNVPAELKYVDTHEWLRVEADGTVTIGITDHAQELLGDVVYVELPEVGANYAAGDTAGVVESVKAASDIYAPIAGEVVAINEELPNAPESANSDPYGEAWFFRVKPANPADLDGLLDAAGYAALIGA, encoded by the coding sequence ATGAGCAACGTCCCCGCCGAACTGAAGTATGTCGACACCCACGAGTGGCTGCGCGTCGAGGCCGACGGCACCGTCACGATCGGCATCACCGACCACGCCCAGGAGCTGCTCGGTGACGTGGTCTACGTCGAGCTGCCCGAAGTCGGCGCGAACTACGCCGCTGGCGATACCGCCGGCGTGGTCGAATCGGTGAAGGCGGCCAGCGACATCTATGCCCCGATCGCTGGCGAAGTCGTCGCCATCAATGAAGAGCTGCCGAATGCGCCGGAATCGGCCAACAGCGATCCATACGGCGAGGCCTGGTTCTTCCGCGTGAAGCCGGCCAATCCGGCTGATCTGGATGGCCTCTTGGATGCCGCTGGCTACGCCGCGCTGATCGGCGCCTGA
- the gcvT gene encoding glycine cleavage system aminomethyltransferase GcvT, translating into MTALQRTPLFEAHVAAGGKLVDFAGWELPIHYGSQLKEHDTVRSDAGVFDVSHMTVVDVTGPDATRYLQHLLANDVAKLGVEGKALYSGMLNQRGGVIDDLIVYRTAWDYRVVVNAATRTKDLAWMREQAVTFHVELTERPELAMLAIQGPQAIAKTKAAKPELAALIDSLQVFQGLPAGEWFVARTGYTGEDGLEIMLPGNEAIAFWNALLVAGVAPTGLGARDTLRLEAGMNLYGHEMDDHVSPLAAGMGWTVAWNPPERDFIGRKVIEAEKANGPAFKQVGLVLEGRGVLRAGQIVKTSAGDGVITSGTFSPTLKLSIAMARVPSAAAGTVEVDIRGKLEPARIVKMPFVRNGKQVFE; encoded by the coding sequence ATGACCGCCCTGCAACGCACCCCCCTGTTCGAAGCCCATGTCGCTGCCGGCGGCAAGCTGGTGGACTTCGCCGGCTGGGAACTCCCCATCCATTACGGTTCCCAGCTCAAGGAGCACGACACCGTGCGCAGCGACGCCGGCGTGTTCGACGTGTCGCACATGACCGTGGTCGATGTGACCGGCCCCGACGCCACCCGCTACCTGCAGCACTTGCTGGCCAACGACGTGGCCAAGCTCGGTGTCGAAGGCAAGGCGCTATATTCGGGCATGCTGAACCAACGCGGTGGCGTGATCGACGACCTGATCGTCTACAGGACCGCGTGGGACTACCGCGTGGTAGTCAACGCTGCCACCCGCACCAAGGATCTGGCCTGGATGCGCGAGCAGGCAGTGACGTTCCACGTGGAACTTACCGAGCGCCCTGAACTGGCGATGCTTGCCATTCAGGGACCACAAGCCATTGCCAAGACCAAGGCCGCCAAGCCGGAACTCGCTGCGCTGATCGACAGCCTGCAGGTGTTCCAAGGCCTGCCCGCCGGTGAGTGGTTCGTTGCTCGCACCGGCTATACCGGCGAGGATGGTCTGGAAATCATGTTGCCCGGCAACGAAGCGATCGCTTTCTGGAATGCGCTGCTTGTCGCCGGCGTTGCACCGACTGGCCTGGGCGCACGCGATACGCTGCGGTTGGAGGCCGGCATGAACCTGTACGGCCACGAGATGGACGACCATGTATCGCCGCTCGCCGCCGGCATGGGCTGGACCGTTGCCTGGAACCCGCCCGAGCGCGACTTTATCGGTCGCAAGGTGATCGAGGCCGAAAAGGCCAACGGCCCCGCGTTCAAGCAGGTGGGCCTGGTGCTCGAAGGCCGCGGCGTGCTGCGCGCTGGCCAGATCGTCAAGACCTCCGCTGGCGACGGCGTGATCACCAGTGGCACCTTCAGCCCCACGCTCAAGCTTTCCATCGCCATGGCGCGCGTGCCGAGCGCAGCTGCCGGCACGGTGGAGGTCGATATACGCGGCAAGCTGGAGCCGGCACGGATCGTGAAGATGCCGTTCGTGCGCAACGGCAAGCAGGTTTTCGAATAA
- a CDS encoding pseudouridine synthase, with the protein MLDLSNAPLPVVNGVNPSFINLPPGGQWPTVLAFLVERFPMVGEAELRRRLQAGELVDDSGVAFNVTTPYRPKARLWYYRQVPTERVIPFEETILYQDRYLVVADKPHFLTCVPAGNHLYETLLSRLRYKLAMPQLTPIHRLDRETAGIMLFCADPASRGAYQQLFATREVQKEYEAIAPYRADLALPLRLANRLEEDPANRFQMITVAGEVNAITDISLIERRGNWARYRLQPATGKKHQLRAHLGSLGIGIANDPWYPVLTSITKDDDFSRPLQLLARAISFTDPVSGEPRYFRSPRTLSWPPAEQALQPV; encoded by the coding sequence ATGCTTGATCTCTCGAATGCGCCGCTGCCCGTGGTCAACGGCGTCAATCCCAGCTTCATCAACCTGCCACCGGGTGGGCAGTGGCCGACCGTGCTCGCCTTCCTGGTCGAGCGCTTTCCCATGGTTGGCGAGGCGGAGCTGCGGCGACGGCTACAGGCAGGGGAGCTGGTCGACGACAGCGGCGTCGCGTTCAACGTAACCACACCGTATCGGCCCAAGGCGCGGCTGTGGTACTACCGCCAAGTGCCAACCGAGCGCGTCATCCCGTTCGAGGAGACCATCCTGTACCAGGATCGTTACCTCGTCGTCGCCGACAAGCCGCACTTCCTCACTTGCGTGCCAGCCGGCAACCACCTCTACGAGACGCTGCTGTCGCGCTTGCGATACAAACTGGCCATGCCGCAGCTCACGCCCATCCACCGGCTCGACCGCGAAACGGCAGGCATCATGCTGTTCTGCGCCGATCCGGCCAGCCGCGGCGCCTATCAGCAGCTGTTTGCCACCCGTGAAGTGCAAAAGGAATACGAGGCGATCGCGCCGTATCGCGCTGATCTGGCCCTGCCACTACGGCTTGCCAACCGGCTGGAAGAAGACCCTGCCAACCGCTTCCAGATGATCACGGTAGCGGGTGAAGTAAACGCCATCACCGATATCAGCCTGATCGAACGGCGTGGCAACTGGGCGCGCTACCGGCTGCAGCCGGCCACCGGCAAGAAGCACCAGCTGCGGGCGCATCTCGGTAGCCTCGGCATCGGCATCGCCAACGATCCCTGGTACCCGGTGCTCACCAGCATCACCAAGGACGACGACTTCAGCCGGCCGTTGCAGCTGCTGGCGCGGGCGATCTCGTTCACCGATCCAGTCAGTGGCGAACCGCGGTATTTCCGCAGCCCACGCACCCTCAGCTGGCCACCCGCCGAGCAGGCACTGCAACCGGTCTGA
- a CDS encoding transporter substrate-binding domain-containing protein, protein MSKTLIGSALAAALAIGGAWHLLGNKPVIKAAEAATEKPVAAVPTRTLRVALEGKYPPFEFINAQKQLVGFNIDVANALCAEIKARCEFKRYGWDELIPALQKGEADAIIASMSITPERQQKVLFTYIYTRVPGAYIAPKTERIIWPVITAERIRDKTIGVPSDTTFDDYVKHELEPAGVKVKRYPSAEDVFAALKLGEVQLVFGDSAVLTDFIRVPGNAEQFEVVGNKVQGSEWLGQGEAIAIAQNQPALRDELNGALQKLITSTTYDELQNRYFLFRVL, encoded by the coding sequence ATGAGCAAAACCCTGATCGGCAGCGCACTGGCCGCCGCACTGGCCATCGGCGGTGCCTGGCACCTGCTGGGCAACAAGCCCGTGATCAAGGCAGCCGAAGCTGCCACCGAGAAGCCGGTTGCCGCGGTACCCACCCGTACCTTGCGGGTGGCGCTGGAAGGAAAATACCCGCCATTTGAATTCATCAATGCGCAGAAGCAGCTGGTCGGTTTCAATATCGACGTGGCCAACGCTTTGTGCGCCGAGATCAAAGCGCGCTGCGAGTTCAAGCGTTATGGCTGGGACGAGTTGATCCCGGCGCTACAGAAAGGTGAGGCCGACGCCATCATCGCCTCGATGTCGATCACGCCGGAGCGACAGCAGAAGGTGCTGTTCACCTATATCTATACCCGGGTGCCCGGCGCCTATATCGCACCCAAGACCGAACGCATCATCTGGCCGGTGATCACGGCCGAGCGCATCCGCGACAAGACCATCGGCGTACCGTCCGATACCACGTTCGACGACTACGTGAAGCACGAGCTCGAGCCGGCCGGGGTCAAGGTCAAGCGTTATCCTTCCGCCGAGGACGTGTTCGCCGCACTGAAGCTGGGTGAGGTGCAGCTGGTGTTCGGCGACAGCGCCGTGCTCACCGATTTCATTCGCGTGCCGGGCAACGCCGAGCAGTTCGAGGTGGTCGGCAACAAGGTGCAAGGCAGCGAATGGCTGGGCCAGGGCGAAGCCATTGCCATTGCGCAGAACCAGCCAGCACTGCGCGACGAGCTGAATGGCGCGCTGCAGAAGTTGATCACCAGCACCACTTACGACGAGCTGCAGAACCGCTACTTCCTGTTCCGCGTGCTGTAA